DNA from Alnus glutinosa chromosome 2, dhAlnGlut1.1, whole genome shotgun sequence:
TAGCTTTGGAACCTCATGCTTCTACTGAATTACCAAGCACAAAGGAGAATAGTTCGCGCACAGGCGAAAACTCCACCAACCCGATATCCATAGCATACCCAGTAACCGGCAACTTCAAGTCCCGCAAAACGCAGAATGCCTCGGCCATCCGAGTCCTCGGCACTTCCTGAGCAACCGCGCAATAAGGAATCCACGAGTCCTGGCGATACTCCTCCCCAATTTCGATACCTTCCTTCCTCATTGCATCGCACAATTGCGACTGGAACTGAAGAAGCGACAACGAAGGCGTCGGCGAAAGAAAAAGCACATTGTTGTCACTGGGAAGGCTTCCAATTGACGAGAAAGATAAAGGCAACGGTTCCTGCTTTGAAGCAAAGCTCCTGACAACGTTTTCCAGCTTCGCGGGGTCGATAAAGGCGCTGGAGAAGAGGGTGATATGTGGACGAGATTCGATCTCAATAAGTTGGGTGCTGATTTGGCGGCGAGCGAGTACGTTCCAGGCCTTCAAGACCTGGTTTTCGAGGGCGGGATCGAAGTAAAGCTCTATAGCATAGCCTTGTGACATTGCTACTGGAATTGAAATTCAGATAAGAAAACAGTGAATCAAAGAGAAAGGAGCACAACCCGAGACCCAGCCCGACAAAGGAAATTGGACAATCAAATTAGCCCACAAGTTAAAATCAAAACGCTGGACGTTTTAGCACAAATCtgcgaaaagaaagaaatacccAGATGAGATTGAAAGCAAATGAGACCTAAGAAGAGAACAATATGTGAGATTCAAAGTAGCCAACGAAGGTAAAAATCAAAAACCCTAGAGATATAGTGCGAgaacacaaagaagaagaaacacccAGATGAAATTGAAGGTAAAAGAAGCCAAAGGAGCAGGAAATTTGGAGGAATAAAATGGAGGTGAGATGAAAAATGGGCAATTGGAGAAAGGGAAacgagagagacagagagttcAGAGGGGTGTTGGTGTGGGAATAGGAAATGGAAGAAACAATCACATGTGAAACGGTGGGAGTAAAGTTTCAATCAGAAAGAGACAGGGGGAATAAagggaaagaaatcaaaaggtTTTTGCCTGGTACTGTGTTTTTGCGAGGTTTCCTAACAAAATTGCCTTCAATCATCACGGCGccgatggagagagagagggagagtttgCTACGTGGGAGACCCTAACAAATTCTGTAGCTTAGGTGTGCCACGAATGGAGAGAGGTTAGGATCTGTCATCTGcgctcaaaaacaaaaatcaaaaggtTGACGTTCTCTCTCCATTTTCGTTCGTCTAAAAACGTTGAgtatttttaagattaaaaaaaaaaaaaaaaaaaatactataaaggTGTTTCTGAGGTCAGATTTTAGTGGATTTAAAGTTTGTTTGGAACctgaaatgattattttattttaaaaataaatatctattATTGGATTGAAACATGATggaataaaatagttatttttattctttaattttgtgaCAATACATATCAATTATTGGAattgaaccaatttttttaaaaaataaaaaataaaaacctaacattatttcttatttttgtaaaaaataaaatctgtatTGTAAAATCTTAATGGATGCCCGACCCACTCCATGCCATCAATGGTGGCCAACACCTTAATCCATGTATGTTTTGCTTTAAAATTGTGGGTCTAATGTTATCTTCTTTCCTAGATAATGTCATTTGCACATAGTTCATCTTTATAATTTAccattcaatttaatttaaaatgaatgCCATGAATAAGAAATATACGAAGGAGATgtgtaaataatattttcttttccaattgtTAGGTTTTAAAGTTGACAAATTCAATGTTAAAACATGTTAACTTGTTAGGTTTAAATTTAGAGTTTGAGTCATTTTCAAGTGCGGATCAAGAAAAGGCTATAATTGAAGAACAAAAAGGCTTCGATCGTAACCTCGATTGTATCTCGTTCGATCAATTTAGTTCAACATAGTTCGATGTAAAATTCGAGAGGCTATATCGCAAGTCGTTCAATCAAAGGTGATgaagaatttcaaatttaagTTCCATAAAGCTTTGATTGCAATGATGATTAGTCGTTCGATCAAAATCAAGCCATATAAATTCTTCTACATAGCCTTTATTGCAAGGTTGATTGAACGATATATTCATAAATGTACAACCGAGAGACTCAATAACAGCTTTGATCGAACTTCGTTCAATCAAAGTTATGCAATCTCATGACACCATAACTCTTGTTCGATCAAACTTAACCTTCATTTTGATCTATGTAACTACAAGTATTTTAATCCTAAACTTTCTTTGACTTAAGAAATGTAATGACCCGCCTTTTTCATAAAGgcataaatgattttttttatttatttttacacgTACCGTTATGACATCACCAATGacgtcaacaaaatataaattaacagcggaatatatataattatttactaGATTAAAATATAGCCAACACTTCAGAACTTCTAATGAAAATACCTCATATTATAAAAGCGAATGTAATTAGGTTATTACACATATGATAGTACTTGTACCACATAGGGCACGAATATAATACAACCAAAACAgcaaaaagtattatcatttcAATAcgacaaaaatataaatataatatatatatatatatatatatatatatatatatatatatatatatatatatatatatatatatatatatatatatatatatccaaataaTATCACAATAGACTACtacatagtagtccacaaaaatggAGACAACACAATCTCAAAGCCTACTATCAGGATCCCCCTAACCCTCTGGAAAATCCTGATGTTCATCATCCTCGTAATCTGTATTAATTTATAATATggggaaaataataatacaaaagaaaatacctaagtgaatcaactgtttccaataatatgatgaatgctgatttatttataaaatgtaaCATAATGTATTTAGCTTCAAGATTATATGTATATACCATTCATGTTCTACAAGCATGAATTGAATATATGTATAATGGTAAAGCAATGATATGAAAGTTTTATATGCAATGTattaattattcttcttttgCACTCCTATCGTTATATGATCAAAACTAGATCTAACCAAAACTAGGTCtaattaagggataattgcaccattagtccctgtggtatgccataattatttttcactccctatggtttaaaaagtgcatgggagatccttgtggaccttgtggtatgcaataattacaaatcgatcactggcgtcaaattctgttaaaatttttaacagatttcgtcaaatgtcacgtcagcgccacgtgtcgtcatcttattggtaaCACGTGGCGCTGGcatgtccaatcttaataaaataatataaatttattaaaaaataaataaaaatacttatttttttaaaaaaaaagaaaaaagaaaaaaagaaaaatgggggcaaggggtggccgtgcgccacccccaaaggctgcctagggtggcgcgcggccaccccagtgggtggccgggggtggcacagccaccccaagcctgcccttttttcttctttttttttttttaaaaaaataagtttatttatttattttttaatattttttttttattaagatggacacgtgtcgctaacgtgtagggctaacagatttcgtcaaaattgtggacggaaaatcgacccaaggagtaaaacgtaattattgcataccacaaggacctctcatgaactttttaaaccatagggagtgaaaaataattatggcataccacaatgaacaacagtgcaattatccctcCAATTAATGCATTGAAGGAAGCTAAAACTAGGTTCATCTAGAAGCCAAAACTAGGTTCCACTCACTTAAAACTTATTCGTTTAATGGCTGATGAACACCAAAACTAGGGTCCAAcacatattatttattaatgttatgGAAGCCAAAACTAGGTTTCACTGGTAGGCCAAAACTAGGTTTCACCAGCTTTATTTAAgcattttaattaaactaaaaaatatgcaaaatcacatgcacaaatagataaataaaacagtaagcATGATATTAATGAAAAGTCCACCAACATCACCTCCAGTAAGTATACAGATACTTACAGTTCTCACTCAAAAGATAATCCTTCGTAACTGCACAATTATTTTTATGCATTAACTGATTAGTAATTGATactaaataaacttattattttattcggTCATCATAACGGCTATAAATATAACCctttcttatatttataaaatatcacTTTTTGGCAAATAAACATAgtatttaaaatattgttattttgtctcttttaacTAAGGCGGAATAGcagcattaattaattaaatgctaGATATTATTTAAAACATTTGGGCAATAAAACAGTGCTACTAAAAATCCTCTTTCCCttttaaacacacacacacacacaaaaataaacatttaaccaaaacaccccccccccccccctttttttttagaactaaTCCTATTTCTttcaacacacacacatacacatgcaACTCTTCCTCTCCAACTTTCTATTGTACCCACATAAACCACACATATCACTCTCACACTTCACAAACACTCAATTGTTTCGACTCACAATCTCACCCATCACTCTTACTCTCTTTCGGCCGTACCACACAACACACCTACTTCGATTTCCACAAAATCTCCACACACCCAAgtacttttcttctcttcttccttcttttcttttaaacatTCAAAAACTCATTCTCATACTGCCCTTCCAATGTCTAAAACCCACatatatttttcatctttttcttttaaaataccAAACTACACTCACGGTTTCATACACACTTACActacattcttcttctttttatcaaaCCTTCATCTTCCTTCTTCTAAACCACAAACCAGAACATTACATCCACCAACAGCATgttacacatatatatacacacacacacacacacacacatacataaacATACTATATCATAAATAGAAGTTATTCTAATTATTCATTAttcaaacataaacataaactaaGTTTATAACTTACTGGTTTGCTGTTCTACAAACTATAAGTCCCTTAAAATTGCTCCAAAAACAATCCACGCCAAGGAAAAGAGCTGTTGTCCAAAATACCATATTTTTTAGTTCAAAAACAGAGGTTGCTTTGGCTGGTTTCTCTACTGGTTTACAGGTGTTTGGGAGAAGTTTATGGCTTCATTCTTAGTTCTATACGTGGTGGAAATAGGAGAGAGTTATCAGGACTTGAAATGAGAGATTTAGCAACTCTAAAAACATGAATAACAAGAATCACTCGAGTAGCATTTCCACCCAAAATTTCTAACTTCCCATTGGTGTAGCAACCGAACCCATGCATTCTTATATAATGACCTTGAAGGGACTGGATCAAAATAGCAAGAAACTACTCAATGGCTGGATTGAGGGCAGCTATCTTCAAGTAATAAATGATGGAATAAAAATCTTATTTAATCTTTTATTATCTTATCTTTAATTAactaaacttttgtttgaactAAACTTAGTAATTAAGCTAACCAGATGAGTTTTAATCTACTGTAACTATCTTCAGTGAATGGGTTTGaagatattttaattttttcaccgTCCTTCATCACTTACACGAACATTGCGTCACTCTGCAGttgaaagtcgctcgatcgacttcgattTAGAACGAAGACGCTCAAGCGATTATTTAATCGATATATCGGTCGTCGCTCAATCGAATTtatattcgatcaatcgacttcaATCTAATGTCGCTCGATCGAATGTAGAATCGATCGATCGGCGTTGATTGATCTTGAATTCGTTCAACTCTTTATCAAGATCTTTTGTAAAAAGTCAATGGTTAAAATTATCAATCTTAACACATGTGCGTATAAATtcatatttatgaattaataATTAAGCATGCGATTCTCTCGAATATTACAAGAAACTATGTTTTCTTTCCAGCTATATAAGTTTAATGACCTAAGATTTTCATAAGGTCATGAAAGctatttttccttatatttgGAGATTCTTAAACAACTTTGAGCTTAAACCTTGAAATCTCTCATTGTCTATCATTGTTCTAACTACAGAAAAACCTTAATGCACTAGAGTTTTAGGTTGTAGCAGGCAAAGTTATTTGTAAaggtaattattgtaaaagaagGAATGTGATTCTGGTGTCATTGCGGTAGAAGGTGAATGTATCGTTTGTTGGGGTTGCAAGCTGAATGCTGGGTTACAAGGGTTTTTGTAAGTTGAATAGTTTGTGTTGTAATGTTACaaacatggtttttttttttaccactttCAAAAGTATTTTGATGTTTGACATTAAGACATTGATGAgtttttatgagaaaaagaagaaaaaagaaattaactttaaatcaatttttatggttttaatattGGGTTTTAACAGAGATTTTAAGGATAATTGCATCAATGGTCCatggggttggcctaaattacgaattactccatgtggtaatataattacaaattattccATGTGGTAATATAATTACAACTCACTCCCCGAACCCGTTTCCTGTCCACCAAGTAAACAAAGTCTGTTagtagattacaatacaaatgatatttagaggttgtctcactatttatatgacgtggcaaactaatgGATTttattaacttggtggacgaaaaacggGTTTAGGGAGTAattcataattatagtttaccacaaggaccctccatgaactttttgtaccacaagaagtgattcgtaatttaggctaGCCCCAAGGACCAATAGTGTAATTATCCCAAGATTTTATGGCATTTGACCATTGGACCAATAACAAATGTTTTTGACGTTATGACCATTTggtcattaatatttttatgaccAAATGATTTTCTATGAAATCTTGTTCTCATATTGTTTTTAATTGTCTTTAACAAATGGAAATGGTCattggctttatatatatatatattttacatgaTATTGTTCCAAAAAAGATTATGAGATTATTTAcacaaaatgaatatcaaaGGGTTGTTTTATTTGGTTTTCGTTCTTAGAAGTATGTCTGTAACGAAGATAGAtgctatagtctaatcctgggaAGTTGCGTGTCAAGGGATCCAATCACACCGAGTTATATACTCCGGAAGAtacgaatcaacctttaagtgatactaatttatttcaacaagaattttgtgtaccattcaaaattatttccaacaatttGTAACAAAAATCTTCTGCGGTTGATACATTTGGGATTGGATGACCTCAAAGTAGTTTATCTTCTGATAAGTTCTTCAAAAGTTTATACTTTGTTACCAAAATCTTgtgttcatttattttctacTTACTTTGATCTTGGTAGTGTTACCGGTGGTGTTTAGCttaatcattattttgtttggCAATCTGAATTGAGATAGGATTGggataatttatgttttattaatcTCAGGGTTAAAAAAGAATTTGCCCCCATCATGtttatttagtatatattatCGGATTAtcctatttattaatttatcacCTATTCAAAAAAGTTACgtgaataagaaaaaatatatttaattatttaattaatattcttacaatatcatagagaCTCCACTCCTGTATATAATGGTCCAATAGCTCTAGTTAATTTCCTCCTATGAGAAAATAGAtttgagaggaggagggagcatATACTTTATTTGTAAGTGTTCTCTGACCAGATCAACAATTTTGGCCTCCCCGTTACGCATCCGTCCATCTACTTTTGTGTTATGCCGTTCATCTCCTCCCTGGCTGCTGCtgctgtttgctggttgtgttttttatttgaataagaattttcttctctttagatttGCCATCATGAGCGATCTATGAGATGAAGGTTAGTCAAGTGTGAGGGATTATCTCTCACGACCTAGATAGTTCGATGCGAGGGATAActctcacggccggtttaattaaatttttaggatatttggctaccattggcttagatctagtctgctcggaGCAAACTtgctctttaattttttttgtatatggGTTATcgaaagatgaaagtcataaataacactttattgtaagaatttgtttgtatctatgactatgtaatATTATAGCATGCGGTTATGATTTTGCAaaactttatgctttgtgatgtaacTTGTAATAAGCTTTATGCTCGTAATCTTCGATCAACgaaatactcaaatcttttgtttaaaaataaaaaataaaaaataaaaactctagtTTCCTCATATAATTATTTGGATGAAAGACACATTAGTTAGTAGGAATCCAAAGGTTACTCTTTataataagggaaaaaaaaaaccattaaatagagagagagggataataAGTATTAAAGTGGTGTTAAATAGTGTCACAAAAGgcttataaatatattattaagaTATGATAAGTATTAAGTGGTGTTAAATAgttgaacaaattttttttcttaaaaaaaaagtgtaacaAAAGGCatataaatatcttttttttttaaaaaaaaaaaaattgtcataaaTATCGAGGTAtatgtataagattatataaatcaactataat
Protein-coding regions in this window:
- the LOC133859804 gene encoding uncharacterized protein LOC133859804, encoding MSQGYAIELYFDPALENQVLKAWNVLARRQISTQLIEIESRPHITLFSSAFIDPAKLENVVRSFASKQEPLPLSFSSIGSLPSDNNVLFLSPTPSLSLLQFQSQLCDAMRKEGIEIGEEYRQDSWIPYCAVAQEVPRTRMAEAFCVLRDLKLPVTGYAMDIGLVEFSPVRELFSFVLGNSVEA